A window of Polyangiaceae bacterium genomic DNA:
CGTATTCACGCCATGCCGTCGCCGTGCGCCCCTGCTGCTCGTGACACGCCGCGAGCAATCCAAGCGTGCCGATCGCAGGATCGAGCGCGTCGCTCTCTGCGAGTTTGTCGCACGCTTCGAGGAACTTTCCTTGCTCCAAAAGTTGTTTGCCCTCTTGGAACAACGCATCCGCACGGGACATCTCCGGAGGAGGCGTTTCCGCAGGCGTTTCCACGGGAGGCGTTTCCGCAGGCGGCTCGTCGGCGCGAGCTGCATGGGGCACGAGCGCAAGCATCGACGCAAGCACGATGGCGAGGCTATTTCCTTTTACCACCAAACATCTCCACGGAAGTTTTGACCGAGTCTTTGGGTTGTCGCACAGGCCTGGTGCCAGCCGGAGTCTTGGACGTTTTGCCGCGCTCGTAGCAGACGCTGATGCCGCCGGAGTCGCGCTTTCCGTGGGCGCTGCGGCGGTCTTCTGAGGCGCTGCTTCGACGATGGGCGCTGCAGCGACAGCCGAGCTCGACGAGCTATCCGCAACGACCGTCGGTTCATCGTCGCCCATGCCGAATACGAGGGCGACGACGATGATTGCGGCCACCACGGCGCTCGCTGCAACGATGATCGCCGTGCGTTTGTTTCTCGAGCGCGGTGCGCGTCGAGGCTGCGCGTGGAGCTGGTCAGGGCCGAGTGGGTCTCCATCGCGGGTCGCGGCAAATCCCGCGGCAACGTGGTGCTTCGTCCGTCGGCGCGCGCGACGTCCGGCTCGGCTCGGGATCCACATGAGCGTTTGGCGTGACAAGCGCTCGAGCAACGAGCTCGGCGCGCGTGCGAGCGTCGGATCCACCAAAGGGGGCAATGGCTGCGGCAAATGCTGCCAAATCCGAAAAACGATCCCCCGGGCGTTTCGCCATCGCGCACGAGGGCTTCGTCGAGCTTGGCAGGTGCGTCAGGACGAACCACTCGAACATGCGGAGGAGGATGGGTCGCGATGACGACGATGAGCTGGGTGACGGAGGGTGCCGAAAACGCCGGCTGGCCCGCGATCATTTCATGAGGATCATGCCGAGGGCGTGTTGATCACTGCGTGCATCGACGTTTCTCGCACTTTGGATCTGCTCGGGCGACATGTACTGCGGGGTGCCGAAGACGGTCTCGGAGCCGGTGAGTCCTGCGTGATTTCCGGTGTCTTCCTTCGACAAACCAAAATCGAGCACTTTGAGCACGCGCGGGCGCAGCGGCCTTTCGGCGAGAAAAAGATTTGCCGGCTTGAGGTCGCGATGCACGAGGTTGTATGCGTGCGCCATGGCGACGCCTTCGCACGCTTCGAGCATGAGATCCACGGCCTCCGCGATGGGAAGCTTGCCGCGCATGTGAAGCTCGGCATCGAGGTCACGACCGACGAGACGCTCCATCACGATGTACGGCTCGCCGGTTTCGGTCATGCCGACATCGCTGACGCGTGCGATGTGTTCCGACGGCAAAGTCGCTGCGATCCGCGCTTCGCGGAGGAACCGCGCGACGACATCGGGCGACCGAGCATGCTCGGCGTTGAGCAGCTTGACGGCGACGGTTTGGCCCAGCGCAACATGCGTCGCTTCGAGGACGACGCCCATGCCGCCGCTACGAGCTGCCGCTCGATGCGGTATTTCCCCACCAGGAGTGTGCCAGGCTGAGCACCCAACATTGCCCGGGCAGAGCTTACTATGGGTTCGTCGCGCAAGGAAGCGGGTTCGAGGCTGGGTCGGGGTCGGGTTGAAGACCGGGGCAGGATTTGTATGCTCGCTACGCGCGCGTGGGACGCGCGCTTCGCGAGATTGGTCACGATGGGGGCTCGCAGGCGGCTCTTTGAGTCTTTTGGGTCTACGACCCAAAGACGAGCCGACTGCTCTGCCCCATACCCCCCGAATTGCCTTTCCCCAATTCAGAGGCGCTCTACTACCGCTCGTCCGATGTCCAATGCACGCGGAGAAGGCTTTCCTCGGACGGCACGCCGACGCGAAGCGGAAATCCATAATGGCCGGTCCCTCGATGCACGTACAATCGATTACGTCCAAGAGCCCATAGGCCATGATCTGGAATCTGCGTGAACGTGCTGACGAACGTATGGGGCAATCCGAGCACCAAAA
This region includes:
- a CDS encoding serine/threonine protein kinase, which produces MGVVLEATHVALGQTVAVKLLNAEHARSPDVVARFLREARIAATLPSEHIARVSDVGMTETGEPYIVMERLVGRDLDAELHMRGKLPIAEAVDLMLEACEGVAMAHAYNLVHRDLKPANLFLAERPLRPRVLKVLDFGLSKEDTGNHAGLTGSETVFGTPQYMSPEQIQSARNVDARSDQHALGMILMK